GGATATGGGAATATCGGCCCGCTATGCGCTTCAACTGGCTGTGGCTCAATGCAATGAAGCAGGCGGCATCCACGGACGCCGTGTGGAACTTATAATCAAAGACAACCAGCATGATGCTGATGCGGCCATCAAAGATGTGCAGGAATTAATAGAACTTGGGGTTGATGCCATGATCGGCCCCATGTCCAGTACCATTGCTACGGCCATTGTACCCTATCTGAACCAGTCCCGGATGGTCACGGTATCCCCGACAGCAACTACGACACTGCTTTCCGGCCAGGATGATTATTTTTTCCGCGTCTGCCCCACTGCCGATACCCAGGCACAGGTAAACGCCGATTACCAGATTCAGTCAGGGAATATGCAACGCATCACTGTTGCCTTTCACAGGGGGAACCCTTCATTTTGTGAGTCCTTCATCGAAAATTTTAAAAAAACATTCCAGGCCGGCGGTGGGGAAATTAATTCGGTTATAAGCTTTACATCCGAAGACGGACGTTCTTTTTTTGAAATTGCAGATGAGTTGTTAGCGAACAAACCGGACGGTATTTTGGTTGTCGCCAATGCCATGGATTCGGCCATGCTATGTCAACAAATTCGTAAAATCAATTCAACAGTCAAGATCACCTTGTCAAGCTGGAGTGCCTCCCAACGGTTCATTGAGCTGGGCAGCCAGGCCGTTGAAGGTTCCACCCTGCCCATTTCCGTAGACTGGAACAGCACCGCACCCCGTTATAAAAAGTTTAAAAATGATTTTTATAGCCGTTACCGGCTTGAGCCCGGAATCGGCAGTTTGAATGGCTATAATGCAGGCCAAGTGGTTCTAACCTCACTTAAGGCCCGTAAATCGGGGAAAAATTTAAAAGAGACCATTCTTTTATTGGGCGAATTCAACGGACTTCAAAGAAAAATCAAATTTGATGCATACGGGGATATGAAAGGTGGCGTTTTTATGTACACAATCCGCAATCATAAATTTGAGGCCGTGGAATAACTCCATGCAATCCAGGATTTCTTTAAAAAACTATCTGTCACGGCATTTCGCTGTGGTCGCAGTTCTGCCGGTGATCACCATTGCCTGTCTGATCTACGGTTTCATGTTGCCGACCATTAAAGACCGCACGGGTCTCCAGCACCAGGCCATGGCACGCTCTATTGCCGGCCAGATATCCACACACCTGGCCGGCGGGAAACGCCAGATTTCGGCCATAGCCGAGTATCTGAGCAACCGACAGCTGAAAAATTATATGGCACCGGTTGACTTGCTGGATGCCTATTGCGGCGACGGAGAGTTTTTCGAAGCCTTGTTTGTGATTGACAATAAAGATGGGGTGATTCAAACGGCCGGGCTAAGCCGCCCCCATCGGATAAAACGTTCCGATTTCATTGGGCTGGATTTTTCCGGCCGCAGGTTTATCAGTTCCCTGGAAAAAGTTGAAAAACCGGTATGGTCACAAATCTTTTTGTCCACGGTCAACAGCCGACCGGCCGTGGCGGTGACTATTCCATTGGTAAAAGGTGTCATTATTGGAGAAATGGCACTGGACAATCTATCTGAATTCATTAGCCATCTGCCGGTGGAATCTGAATTGCTGACACTGGTAGTTGACGAGCAGGGCAAGGTGTTGGCAGATTCCCTGGGTCAGTATTGGGGACAAATTTTGACAGACGATTTTATTGCCGGCACAGAATCGAAAGACAGCCCCCGGCCGGTGTCAAAAATATTTAAATTCAATGGTCGAAACATGTTTGGCACAGTGGTGGATATGGATGAAACCGGTTGGAAAATTTTAATCGCCCAACCGGTCAGAAAAGCGTTCCAGTCACTGTGGAATATCCTTACCCTGATTGGCCTGGGTCTGTTGCTTGCCCTGATCTTTTCCCTGTTCATCGGCCAGTTTCTGGCCGGCAACTTCTCCTTAGCGGTTGAATCCTATATCATGCAAGCGTCATCCATTGCCGACGGAGACTACGATCTTCAATGGCCGGAACATAAAACAAAAGAGTTCTCTCTTCTGGGTCAAAGTTTTAAACGCATGGTTCAAAAAATCAACAAACGTGAAGAGGAACTTCGTCTTGCAAAAATCTCTTTAGACAAGGCTCCTATCGGTATATGGCGGGTGGGACATAACGGCGAGGTTCTGGACGTAAACGAACAGGGCTGCAAAAGTTTAGGCTACTTACGAGAAGAACTTTGTCAAATGTCCGTGTTTGACTTTGATCCGGACCAAAGCATCAAGGTCTGGGCAAACATGGTCAAACAGCTGCATAAAACCGGCAGCGTAACATTAGAAATGCATCACCGGCGAAAGAATGGAGATGTATTTCCCATCCAGGTCATAACAGCAATCATTTATTTTGAAAATCAGGAATACTATCTGTCTTTTGTCCAGGATATCAGCCATCGCAAACAAATGGAGGAGATAATAATTCAAAGCGAAAAAATGCTTTCCGTGGGAGGACTTGCCGCAGGCATGGCCCATGAGATCAACAATCCCTTGGCCGGAATGGTTCAGACCGCCCAGGTAATGTCCCAGCGGCTCACTTCAGATCTTAACATCTCCGCCAGCCGAAGAGCGGCAGAGGCTGCAGACACCAGTCTTCAGGCAATTGAGCAATTTATGACGGCCCGGGGCATACCACGGATGCTCCAAACCATTATCGAGTCAGGGCAGCGGGTGTCTGAAATTGTCAACAACATACTCACTTTTTCCCGGAAAGACGAAACAACCGTATCTGCCCATCACCTGGACAAAATCCTGGACAAAACCGTTGAGCTTGCAGCAACGGATTACAATCTGAAAAAGGCCTATGACTTTAAACAAATTAAAATCACCAGGGAATATGACGCTAACCTGCCTGCGGTTCCCTGCCAGGCCGGCAAAATTCAACAGGTGATACTCAATATCCTGGCCAACGGGGCAATGGCTATGCAGGAGGCCGGAACTTCCAATCCCGAGTTCATTCTCAGGACCTATGGCGCTCCGGACCGGAACATGGTTTGCGTGGAAATAGAGGACAACGGACCCGGGATGAATGAGAAAACCCGCAAACATATTTTTGATCCCTTTTTCACCACTAAGCCTGTGGGGGTGGGAACGGGACTTGGATTAAGTGTTTCCTATTTTATTGTCACTGAAAACCATAAGGGGGAAATGGCTGTTGAATCGCGTCTGGGAGCGGGAGCCAAATTTATTATACGATTAGCTGACAGCTAAATACCAGGTAACAGAAAATGAAAACACAAATAAAAAGTTTTTTCGCTTTAGTCTTTCTCTTATGTCCGATTGATGCTGAACCTTTTGCAGGCCATGGTCATAGACACCGTTTTACTGAACTGGTTAGAACGGAACTTTAGGAGGCCAAAACACATGAAATGTCCAACAATCGGAAAGTCCCGCAGACGGTTATTATTTAAATTTTCCGATATGCATATCCGTACCAAGTTATTGGCCATTATGGCCCTGATCGTTACCGTTTTTTTAATGATCGTTTTGACGGTGGTTATCTCTTTCCATCGGATTGAAAATGTGCTGAGCGGTGTGATTAATGCTGATATAAACAATGTCATGACAAATGCGTTGACCGAACGGGAGCTGTCATCCATTACTGCCGATCTCAATCTTTTGCTGGGCACCTTTTTTGAAGACCAGACGCATCTGCAAAGGGAAGGAGAACGATTAATTGAGTC
This window of the uncultured Desulfobacter sp. genome carries:
- a CDS encoding ABC transporter substrate-binding protein: MKKTTPPNTTFPKGSALKQNILLLFFVVCLQGCGTQEPIRIGFITGTSGHMADMGISARYALQLAVAQCNEAGGIHGRRVELIIKDNQHDADAAIKDVQELIELGVDAMIGPMSSTIATAIVPYLNQSRMVTVSPTATTTLLSGQDDYFFRVCPTADTQAQVNADYQIQSGNMQRITVAFHRGNPSFCESFIENFKKTFQAGGGEINSVISFTSEDGRSFFEIADELLANKPDGILVVANAMDSAMLCQQIRKINSTVKITLSSWSASQRFIELGSQAVEGSTLPISVDWNSTAPRYKKFKNDFYSRYRLEPGIGSLNGYNAGQVVLTSLKARKSGKNLKETILLLGEFNGLQRKIKFDAYGDMKGGVFMYTIRNHKFEAVE
- a CDS encoding ATP-binding protein; translation: MQSRISLKNYLSRHFAVVAVLPVITIACLIYGFMLPTIKDRTGLQHQAMARSIAGQISTHLAGGKRQISAIAEYLSNRQLKNYMAPVDLLDAYCGDGEFFEALFVIDNKDGVIQTAGLSRPHRIKRSDFIGLDFSGRRFISSLEKVEKPVWSQIFLSTVNSRPAVAVTIPLVKGVIIGEMALDNLSEFISHLPVESELLTLVVDEQGKVLADSLGQYWGQILTDDFIAGTESKDSPRPVSKIFKFNGRNMFGTVVDMDETGWKILIAQPVRKAFQSLWNILTLIGLGLLLALIFSLFIGQFLAGNFSLAVESYIMQASSIADGDYDLQWPEHKTKEFSLLGQSFKRMVQKINKREEELRLAKISLDKAPIGIWRVGHNGEVLDVNEQGCKSLGYLREELCQMSVFDFDPDQSIKVWANMVKQLHKTGSVTLEMHHRRKNGDVFPIQVITAIIYFENQEYYLSFVQDISHRKQMEEIIIQSEKMLSVGGLAAGMAHEINNPLAGMVQTAQVMSQRLTSDLNISASRRAAEAADTSLQAIEQFMTARGIPRMLQTIIESGQRVSEIVNNILTFSRKDETTVSAHHLDKILDKTVELAATDYNLKKAYDFKQIKITREYDANLPAVPCQAGKIQQVILNILANGAMAMQEAGTSNPEFILRTYGAPDRNMVCVEIEDNGPGMNEKTRKHIFDPFFTTKPVGVGTGLGLSVSYFIVTENHKGEMAVESRLGAGAKFIIRLADS